In Clostridium sp. DL-VIII, the following proteins share a genomic window:
- a CDS encoding ATP-binding protein, which translates to MCFIDILISILQSMLFVFVISYCLDINKLLDIKKVMCIIMLTVNGFAIPYVFGNTSICIFATHIVSIAIISLLFRNEYNKAIIGYSLIYSILAVWLFVFGNLVYGIFNTNDLFTEYINIINIILLYISQLVLMILCLKFINNIKQIYEILSHENISISYGIILGFLPDFLISLHLISYDKDNAILSDGVFAALFIFLGFIIVIFGKTSLKAKEISGLNRILSSKNKELKSIKNNYGLQMVSLYELVDMEKYNGAAWLLKSIINQNNPNGTDDSLEQASLLSLATKHAVGEGMNVIVEDSANFKLVTIDEMELYRIIINITNNAIRAMNKGGTLVAKSFQDLSNIVITIENDGEKIPEEIIYEIFNSGFTTKSNNGENHGYGLCITKELIEKHGGKISVESDDNITKFTIKLPFKEEV; encoded by the coding sequence ATGTGTTTCATTGATATTTTGATATCAATACTTCAAAGTATGTTATTTGTTTTTGTAATAAGTTATTGTTTAGATATAAATAAATTATTAGATATAAAAAAGGTTATGTGTATAATCATGCTTACAGTTAATGGATTTGCTATTCCATATGTATTTGGAAATACTTCTATTTGCATATTTGCTACACATATAGTATCTATAGCTATAATATCATTATTATTTAGAAATGAGTACAATAAAGCTATTATTGGATACAGCTTAATATATTCAATACTGGCTGTATGGTTATTTGTATTTGGTAATTTAGTATATGGAATATTTAATACAAATGATTTGTTTACTGAATATATTAATATAATAAATATAATTCTTCTTTATATATCACAATTAGTTCTAATGATTTTGTGTTTGAAATTTATAAATAATATTAAGCAGATATATGAGATTTTATCCCATGAAAATATATCAATTAGTTATGGAATTATATTAGGCTTTCTTCCAGATTTTCTAATTTCTTTACATTTGATTTCTTACGATAAAGATAATGCAATATTGAGCGATGGTGTATTTGCAGCTTTATTTATTTTTTTGGGATTTATTATCGTAATCTTTGGCAAAACATCATTAAAAGCTAAAGAGATATCTGGACTAAATAGAATTTTATCAAGCAAAAATAAAGAATTAAAGAGTATTAAAAACAACTATGGCTTACAAATGGTCTCGTTATATGAGTTAGTAGATATGGAGAAATATAACGGGGCAGCCTGGCTTTTGAAAAGTATTATAAATCAGAATAATCCAAATGGAACTGATGACAGTTTAGAGCAAGCTTCTTTGCTTTCACTTGCAACTAAACATGCTGTTGGAGAAGGCATGAATGTTATAGTTGAAGACAGTGCAAATTTCAAATTGGTTACAATAGATGAAATGGAATTGTATAGAATAATAATTAACATTACTAATAATGCAATAAGAGCAATGAACAAGGGTGGTACTTTAGTAGCAAAATCATTTCAAGATTTAAGTAATATAGTAATAACAATAGAAAACGATGGTGAAAAGATTCCGGAAGAAATTATTTATGAAATTTTTAATTCTGGTTTTACTACTAAGAGTAATAATGGCGAAAATCACGGGTATGGGTTATGTATAACAAAAGAATTAATTGAAAAGCACGGTGGTAAGATATCAGTTGAGAGTGATGATAATATAACTAAATTTACAATTAAGTTACCATTTAAGGAAGAGGTATAA
- a CDS encoding ion transporter codes for MKKKLYYEIFITILSLLASVVILVELTLELPDNIAYILDTLDNIVLVVFIFDYVVRLILSENKLSFIKNNKIDLISIIPFNGIFQSLRIFRVARVLKLAKLTRLGKLVNFVVLIYKFKSRADRFLKTNNFEYILIITIVTIFLGAYGLSVTEDKTFLDSLWWSFVTATTVGYGDISPRTTAGRIIASILMLVGIGFVGMLTGTISTYFLTGNKNNKSYRGEIIETIQEKLNDFESLSKEDLEDMHKVLLSLKEQE; via the coding sequence ATGAAAAAGAAGCTGTATTATGAAATATTTATAACTATTTTATCACTATTAGCCTCTGTGGTGATTTTAGTCGAATTAACATTAGAGCTGCCTGATAATATTGCTTATATATTAGACACTTTAGATAATATTGTTTTGGTTGTTTTTATATTTGATTACGTAGTAAGGTTGATTTTAAGTGAAAATAAACTTAGTTTTATAAAAAATAATAAAATTGATCTTATATCAATAATACCATTTAATGGTATATTTCAATCTTTAAGAATATTTAGAGTTGCAAGAGTATTAAAATTAGCAAAGTTAACTAGATTGGGTAAACTAGTAAACTTTGTAGTATTAATATACAAATTTAAGAGTAGAGCAGATAGATTTTTAAAAACCAATAATTTTGAATACATATTAATAATAACTATTGTAACTATTTTTTTGGGTGCATATGGATTATCAGTTACAGAAGATAAAACATTTCTGGATTCTCTCTGGTGGAGCTTCGTAACAGCGACAACTGTAGGATATGGAGATATAAGTCCAAGAACCACAGCAGGCAGAATTATAGCTTCGATATTAATGCTAGTAGGAATAGGCTTTGTAGGTATGCTAACAGGAACTATATCAACTTATTTTTTGACAGGTAATAAAAATAATAAATCATATAGAGGAGAAATTATTGAAACAATTCAAGAAAAATTAAATGACTTTGAGTCACTAAGTAAAGAAGATTTAGAAGATATGCATAAAGTATTACTAAGCTTGAAAGAGCAAGAATAA